In Pyricularia oryzae 70-15 chromosome 2, whole genome shotgun sequence, one genomic interval encodes:
- a CDS encoding dolichyl-phosphate-mannose-protein mannosyltransferase 2, giving the protein MAADNAAVHASGADQGELRRRNVPSTEPIAGTVERVEPDDKKKQVIKHEASFLQVLDEWEFLIAPIIFTALAFFTRLYQIGKSDIVTWDEAHFGKFGSHYISRTYYFDVHPPLGKMLVGLSGYMAGYNGSFEFKSGEKYPDWVNYTFMRQFNAFFGAIIVPFAYLTAKELKFKRPAVWLVTLMVLCENSYTTISRFILLDSMLLCGTVTTVFCWAKFHRLQNKSFEPEWFFWLFMTGLSIGCVTSVKLVGLFVTALVGLYTIEDLWHKFGNLKMPPLELGAHVAARVVGLIVLPFLVYMLSFAVHFAVLTKTGPGDAQMSSLFQANLQGTEVGKDSPLELAYGSRVTIKNMGYGGGLLHSHVQTYPEGSTQQQVTCYHHKDSNNDWFFYPNRNDREYKEEEEPRFIADGEVLRLIHVQTGRNLHSHDIAAPMTKSDKEVSCYGNLTVGDDKDHWKVEVVRDVASRDRSRVRTLTTAFRLKHASLGCYLRAGNVNLPQWGFKQIEVACTPKNNPRDTYTWWNVEAHWNDKLPKGNPGVYRSPFIHDFIHLNVAMMTSNNALVPDPDKQDDLASQWWQWPILHVGLRMCGWDDNIVKYFLLGNPFVYWGTTAGVGVIGLVVVWYLLRWQRGFQDLSMPEVDQIHYSGVYPVIGWFLHYLPFVVMARVTYVHHYYPALYFAILTFGFLVDWFTRDMHKSIQYGIYTALYTIIIGLYILFMPICWGMVGSNKTYSYLKWFDTWRMSD; this is encoded by the exons ATGGCCGCGGATAACGCGGCGGTCCACGCCTCTGGCGCTGACCAGGGCGAGTTGAGGCGGCGCAATGTCCCTAGCACCGAGCCGATCGCGGGGACAGTCGAGAGGGTCGAGCCcgacgacaagaagaagcaggTCATCAAG CATGAAGCATCTTTCTTGCAGGTTCTCGACGAGTGGGAATTCCTCATTGCGCCCATCATCTTCACGGCCCTCGCATTTTTTACGCGACTCTACCAGATTGGCAAGTCCGACATCGTGACTTGGGACGAGGCCCACTTTGGCAAGTTCGGATCACACTACATATCCAGGACGTACTACTTCGATGTGCACCCGCCGCTGGGAAAGATGCTGGTTGGCCTCTCGGGCTACATGGCAGGGTACAATGGCTCCTTTGAATTCAAGTCGGGAGAGAAATACCCTGACTGGGTCAACTATACTTTCATGCGCCAGTTCAACGCCTTCTTCGGTGCCATTATTGTCCCGTTTGCCTACCTGACCGCCAAGGAGCTCAAATTCAAGCGCCCAGCTGTGTGGCTGGTGACCTTGATGGTTCTTTGCGAGAACAGCTACACCACCATCTCAAGG TTTATCCTCCTCGATTCGATGTTACTCTGCGGTACCGTTACCACCGTGTTCTGCTGGGCCAAGTTCCATCGTCTCCAGAACAAGAGCTTTGAGCCTGAGTGGTTCTTCTGGCTTTTCATGACTGGTCTTAGCATTGGCTGCGTCACAAGCGTCAAGCTGGTTGGTCTCTTCGTCACTGCCCTCGTCGGTCTCTACACTATCGAGGATCTGTGGCATAAGTTTGGAAACCTCAAGATGCCGCCGCTGGAGCTTGGCGCACACGTTGCTGCTAGGGTAGTCGGACTCATCGTTCTTCCCTTCCTGGTCTACATGCTGAGCTTTGCTGTCCACTTTGCCGTTCTCACCAAGACGGGTCCCGGAGATGCCCAGATGAGCTCCCTCTTCCAGGCCAACTTGCAGGGAACAGAGGTTGGCAAGGACAGCCCCCTGGAGCTTGCCTATGGCAGCCGCGTCACCATCAAGAACATGGGTTATGGCGGTGGTCTCCTTCACAGTCACGTTCAGACATACCCCGAGGGCTCAACCCAACAGCAGGTCACTTGCTACCACCACAAGGACTCCAACAACGATTGGTTCTTTTACCCTAACCGTAACGACCGCGAGtacaaggaggaggaggaaccCCGCTTCATTGCCGACGGTGAGGTTTTACGCCTGATCCACGTTCAGACTGGCCGCAACCTTCACTCGCACGACATTGCCGCGCCCATGACCAAGTCGGACAAGGAGGTCTCCTGTTATGGCAACCTGACAGTCGGTGACGACAAGGATCACTGGAAGGTCGAAGTTGTCCGCGATGTTGCTTCACGTGACCGCAGCAGAGTCAGGACTCTCACTACTGCTTTCAGACTGAAGCATGCTTCTCTGGGCTGCTACCTGCGTGCTGGCAATGTCAACCTCCCTCAGTGGGGTTTCAAGCAGATCGAGGTGGCCTGTACCCCCAAGAACAACCCTCGCGATACTTACACCTGGTGGAACGTCGAGGCACACTGGAACGACAAGC TGCCCAAGGGAAACCCCGGTGTTTACAGGTCGCCGTTTATCCATGACTTCATCCACC TCAACGTTGCCATGATGACGTCCAACAACGCTCTTGTCCCTGACCCTGACAAGCAGGACGATCTTGCCTCGCAATGGTGGCAGTGGCCTATCCTCCATGTCGGTCTGCGCATGTGTGGATGGGACGACAACATCGTCAAGTACTTCCTCTTGGGCAACCCCTTCGTTTACTGGGGTACCACTGCCGGTGTGGGAGTCATTGGCCTGGTTGTTGTCTGGTACCTGCTCCGCTGGCAGCGTGGATTCCAGGATCTCTCGATGCCCGAAGTTGACCAGATACACTACTCGGGTGTCTATCCCGTCATTGGATGGTTCTTGCACTACCTGCCTTTCGTCGTCATGGCGCGTGTGACCTACGTGCACCACTACTACCCGGCGCTCTACTTTGCCATCCTGACGTTCGGCTTCCTCGTCGACTGGTTTACTCGCGACATGCACAAGTCTATCCAGTACGGCATCTACACTGCGCTCTACACGATCATCATCGGTCTTTACATTCTGTTCATGCCGATCTGTTGGGGTATGGTTGGGTCAAACAAGACCTACAGCTACCTCAAATGGTTCGACACATGGAGAATGTCTGATTAA
- a CDS encoding GTP-binding protein ypt4, with product MADLDSAAGPTWDYIAKLVCIGDSGCGKSSLTVRLCEGRFVTHHDVTIGVEFGSRVVPVGPPYSRRLAAASTSSSSSLHSRPATADANATPSATGGLPAPPRPPAPDPPQKHMKLSLWDTAGQETYKSVTRSYFRGASGALLVFDLSRRQTFQHVTDWLNDLRQIAEEDIVVVLVGNKADLTRTSSSGGAEGESAADDVPNKREVTREEAEAWAKRNNVLEYVETSAKSGENVEMAFMRVAERIFQNIEAGKYDLNDRRSGVKGPAATVPGARTLQLQPDPRKGSSFGCC from the coding sequence ATGGCTGACCTGGACTCCGCGGCCGGCCCGACATGGGATTACATCGCCAAGCTGGTGTGCATCGGCGACTCGGGATGCGGCAAGTCGAGCCTTACTGTCCGGCTCTGTGAGGGCCGCTTCGTTACGCACCACGACGTGACCATCGGGGTTGAGTTTGGGAGCCGCGTCGTCCCCGTGGGCCCGCCATACAGCCGGAGGTTAGCAGCGGCGTCAacgtcgtcttcgtcgtcgttACACTCCCGTCCCGCAACGGCAGACGCAAACGCCACGCCGTCGGCCACGGGCGGCCtgccggcaccgccgagGCCCCCCGCACCCGACCCTCCGCAGAAGCACATGAAGCTGTCGCTGTGGGACACGGCCGGGCAGGAGACGTACAAGTCGGTGACGCGCTCCTACTTTCGCGGCGCGTCGGGCGCCCTGCTCGTCTTTGACCTGTCGCGCCGCCAGACCTTTCAGCACGTCACTGACTGGCTCAACGACCTCCGTCAGATCGCCGAGGAggacatcgtcgtcgtcctggtCGGCAACAAGGCCGATTTGACGCGTACCAGCAGtagcggcggcgccgagggcGAGTCAGCTGCCGACGATGTGCCTAACAAGCGCGAGGTAACGCGGGAGGAGGCTGAGGCTTGGGCTAAGCGGAATAATGTCCTCGAGTACGTTGAGACGTCGGCCAAAAGCGGCGAGAACGTCGAGATGGCGTTCATGCGTGTCGCTGAGCGCATCTTTCAAAATATAGAGGCTGGAAAGTATGACCTGAACGACAGGCGGTCAGGCGTCAAGGGTCCTGCCGCCACTGTGCCTGGGGCGAGGACGCTTCAGCTGCAGCCTGACCCGCGGAAAGGTTCGAGCTTTGGCTGCTGTTGA
- a CDS encoding O-acetylhomoserine (thiol)-lyase, which translates to MSDLSKNFETLQLHAGQQPDPATNSRAVPIYATTSFVFNDSAHGARLFGLKQFGNIYSRLANPTVDVFEKRVAALEGGVAAVATASGQAAQFMTILALAHAGDNIVSTSNLYGGTYNQFKVMFPRLGIQTKFVDGDKPEDLIAAIDDKTKAVYLESIGNPRYNIPDFEKITKLAHEKGVPVVVDNTFGAGGYFVRPIEHGADIVVHSATKWIGGHGTTIGGIIVDSGKFDWGANSKRFPQMVEPSEGYHGLKFWETFGPITFAIRVRVEVLRDLGACLSPFAAQQLILGLETLSLRAERHAQNALALARHLEKSPYVAWVSYPGLESHGSHENAKKYLKRGFGGVLSVGVKGGGAAGSQVVDGFKMISNLANVGDSKTLAIHPWTTTHEQLSEQERISSGVTEDLIRISVGTEHIDDIIADFEQSFKSAAATTKSTDGGDAKGAPGKEDEAAPVVV; encoded by the exons ATGTCTGACCTGAGCAAGAACTTTGAAACCCTCCAGCTCCATGCTGG CCAGCAACCTGACCCAGCAACCAATTCTCGCGCCGTCCCGATCTATGCCACAACT AGCTTCGTCTTCAATGACTCGGCCCACGGTGCCAGGCTCTTCGGCCTCAAGCAGTTTGGCAACATCTACAGCCGCCTAGCGAACCCGACCGTCGATGTATTCGAGAAGCGAGTTGCGGCGCTCGAGGGTGGCGTCGCTGCCGTTGCCACGGCCTCGGGCCAAGCGGCCCAGTTCATGACAATCctggccctcgcccacgccgGCGACAACATCGTATCGACGTCGAACCTCTACGGCGGCACCTACAACCAGTTCAAGGTCATGTTCCCAAGGCTAGGCATCCAGACAAAGTTCGTCGACGGCGACAAGCCCGAGGACCTGATCGCCGCCATTGACGACAAGACAAAGGCCGTCTACCTCGAGAGCATCGGAAACCCGAGGTACAACATCCCGGACTTTGAGAAGATCACCAAGCTGGCGCACGAAAAGGGGGTGCCCGTTGTT GTCGACAACACCTTTGGTGCCGGCGGATACTTTGTCAGGCCCATCGAGCACGGCGCCGACATCGTGGTGCACTCGGCTACCAAGTGGATCGGCGGACACGGCACCACCATCGGCGGCATCATCGTCGACAGCGGCAAGTTCGACTGGGGCGCCAACTCCAAGCGCTTCCCTCAGATGGTCGAGCCATCCGAGGGCTACCATGGCCTCAAGTTCTGGGAGACGTTTGGGCCCATCACCTTTGCCATCCGTGTGCGCGTTGAGGTGCTCCGCGACCTGGGAGCCTGCCTCAGCCCCTTTGCGGCGCAGCAGCTCATCCTGGGTCTCGAGACGCTGAGCCTGCGCGCAGAGCGGCATGCGCAGAACGCACTCGCGCTGGCCAGGCACCTCGAGAAGAGCCCCTACGTCGCGTGGGTGTCGTACCCGGGTCTCGAGAGCCACGGCAGCCACGAGAACGCCAAGAAGTACCTCAAGCGCGGGTTCGGTGGCGTGCTCAGCGTCGGCGTCAAGGGCGGTGGCGCTGCGGGCAGCCAGGTCGTGGACGGCTTCAAGATGATTAGCAACTTGGCCAACGTTGGAGACTCCAAGACCCTGGCCATCCACCCGTGGACGACCACCCATGAGCAGCTGTCGGAGCAGGAGCGCATCAGCTCGGGAGTCACTGAGGACCTCATCCGCATCTCGGTTGGCACGGAGCACATCGACGACATCATTGCCGACTTTGAGCAGTCGTTCAAGAGTGCCGCGGCCACCACCAAGTCGACAGACGGTGGGGACGCTAAGGGTGCTCCCGGAAAGGAGGACGAGGCCGCGCCGGTCGTCGTGTGA
- a CDS encoding V-SNARE has protein sequence MASRFGPSSLHQRDPRSALFEGYNGGADSNRRPSPSPNRAAGGYGYPGGPASNHLGVQGSSYRPATPNKRGQYSDAVLNELESQNDSQVEGIMGKVRILKDMTVAIGDEIRESSALAEKMNDSFDTTRLRLRGTMNRMLVMAEKTGVGWKVWLGFFAVVAMLFIYVWLF, from the exons ATGGCTTCCAG ATTTGGTCCCTCTTCGCTGCACCAGCGCGACCCGCGCAGCGCCTTGTTTGAGGGGTACAacggcggcgccgacagCAACCGTCGTCCCAGTCCGAGTCCAAACCGTGCCGCCGGCGGCTATGGATACCCCGGCGGACCTGCGTCGAATCATCTGGGCGTCCAGGGCTCGTCGTATCGTCCAGCAACACCAAACAAgag GGGACAATACAGCGATGCAGTGCTCAACGAGCTAGAGAGCCAGAACGATTCCCAAGTTGAAGGGATCATGGGGAAAGTCAGGATATTGAAGGAT ATGACGGTGGCCATTGGCGATGAGATCCGAGAATCATCAGCTCTTGCTGAAAAGATGAACGACAGCTTCGACACAACTCGACTACGACTGCGCGGTACTATGAACAGGATGTTGGTGATGGCTGAGAAAACCGGAGTTGGCTGGAAGGTGTGGCTAGGCTTCTTTGCTGTCGTTGCTATGTTGTTCATATACGTTTGGCTGTTTTAA